In Chloroflexota bacterium, one genomic interval encodes:
- a CDS encoding undecaprenyl-phosphate glucose phosphotransferase produces the protein MRLSLPITWPWERPHPASKRFHRWLGLLLIVSDAVLINVAFAIAYWIRYDLQWFRAVDPAYNTSYQAYLPFVVVLTFLLLIAFRLEGVYSLRRGATWLDEVYAIVNGTTTGIIIMVVVTFFYRPLFYSRLIFLYAAVLIPSVLAFSRAVKSVVVARLRRRGVGVDHVLIVGVGETGLTVLRNLVAQPEYGYRVLGFLDDNPERGRRDIGPFKALGGIDNLTRILSTYRVDEVIVALPWQYHGRIARVISEAGRAGVRVRIVPDLLQLSLNRVHLDQVAGIPLLSVREGTLTSWDRLIKRAMDITIAGLGTILLAPLMALIALAIRLDSPGPVLFRQTRVGRGGKPFTIYKFRSMVVNAEEIRAQLDELNEADGPIFKIRDDPRRTRVGRFLRRSSLDELPQLFNVLRGEMSLVGPRPALPSEVAQYQEWHKKRLEVSPGITGLWQVSGRSKLSFDEMVLLDIYYVENWSPLLDLRIMLKTIPLVLLGEGAY, from the coding sequence GTGAGACTATCGCTGCCTATCACCTGGCCCTGGGAAAGACCCCACCCGGCCAGTAAACGGTTCCATCGTTGGTTGGGGCTGCTGCTGATCGTCTCCGACGCGGTGCTCATCAACGTCGCGTTCGCCATCGCGTACTGGATTCGATACGACCTGCAGTGGTTCCGGGCGGTGGATCCGGCCTATAACACCAGCTATCAGGCCTATCTTCCCTTCGTCGTGGTCCTGACCTTCCTCCTCCTGATCGCGTTCCGCCTGGAGGGAGTGTACAGCCTGCGTCGTGGCGCCACCTGGCTCGATGAGGTCTACGCCATCGTGAACGGCACGACGACCGGCATCATCATCATGGTGGTCGTCACGTTCTTCTACCGCCCGCTGTTCTACTCTCGCCTGATCTTTCTCTACGCGGCCGTTCTGATCCCCTCCGTGCTCGCGTTCTCGCGCGCCGTCAAGTCCGTCGTGGTCGCCCGCCTGCGCAGGCGCGGCGTCGGCGTGGATCACGTCCTGATCGTGGGCGTCGGCGAAACAGGGCTCACCGTGCTGCGCAACCTGGTGGCCCAACCGGAATATGGATATCGGGTGCTGGGCTTCCTGGATGATAATCCGGAGAGGGGCCGACGGGACATCGGGCCCTTTAAAGCGCTGGGCGGCATCGACAACCTGACCCGGATCCTCTCGACGTACCGGGTCGACGAGGTCATCGTGGCGCTGCCATGGCAGTACCACGGACGGATCGCCCGCGTGATCTCCGAGGCGGGGCGGGCCGGCGTACGCGTGCGGATCGTCCCGGATCTGCTGCAACTCAGCCTGAACCGCGTGCATCTGGATCAGGTCGCCGGCATCCCGCTCCTGAGCGTGCGAGAGGGCACCCTGACCAGCTGGGACCGGCTGATCAAGCGGGCCATGGATATCACCATCGCCGGGCTGGGCACGATCCTGCTCGCCCCCCTGATGGCGCTCATCGCGCTGGCGATCCGCCTGGACTCACCCGGCCCCGTGCTGTTCCGACAGACGCGAGTGGGGCGTGGGGGGAAGCCCTTTACCATATACAAGTTCCGCTCCATGGTGGTCAACGCGGAGGAGATCCGCGCTCAGCTGGATGAGCTCAACGAGGCGGACGGCCCCATCTTTAAGATCAGGGATGACCCCCGCAGGACGCGAGTCGGGCGCTTCCTGCGACGGTCCAGCCTGGATGAGCTCCCCCAGCTCTTCAACGTGTTGCGCGGCGAGATGAGCCTGGTGGGGCCGCGACCGGCCCTGCCCAGCGAGGTCGCGCAGTATCAGGAATGGCACAAGAAACGATTGGAGGTGTCGCCGGGGATCACCGGATTGTGGCAGGTCAGCGGACGCAGCAAGCTCTCCTTCGACGAGATGGTCCTGCTGGACATCTACTATGTGGAGAACTGGTCCCCCCTGCTGGACCTGCGCATCATGCTGAAGACGATCCCGCTGGTGCTACTAGGCGAGGGGGCGTACTAA
- a CDS encoding CPBP family intramembrane metalloprotease, with protein sequence MEHASVERWGHRTWFQQNRLVWGIILVLVFSLGRFSQTVMWRRWFDSPDFQTSVAFVFFLLLWFLLMAIGLIAGGIVWLTGTSWRELGWRREGAVKAIGLGFLGFILIYINVVVWAMLGGNMEPPETLVPSLSRILVVAFFAFGLAAWVEENLYRGYLQPLLAEKVGGGQAIMWQAVIFSVAHLGYLGHFIEFAAAFVTGVILGWLRERSGGIVAPYVAHGLFWMLGAFMVVSP encoded by the coding sequence ATGGAACATGCGAGCGTAGAAAGATGGGGTCACCGGACATGGTTTCAGCAGAACCGCCTTGTGTGGGGGATCATCCTGGTTCTTGTGTTCTCGCTAGGGCGTTTCTCCCAAACCGTTATGTGGCGGCGATGGTTTGATTCCCCTGACTTTCAGACATCGGTCGCTTTCGTGTTCTTTTTGTTGCTTTGGTTTCTTCTCATGGCGATCGGGCTCATCGCGGGGGGCATCGTCTGGTTAACGGGGACGTCGTGGCGAGAATTAGGCTGGAGGAGGGAAGGGGCGGTCAAGGCCATAGGCTTGGGCTTTTTGGGCTTCATTTTGATTTACATCAACGTGGTTGTATGGGCGATGTTGGGGGGGAACATGGAGCCTCCCGAAACACTCGTGCCCAGTTTGTCCCGAATCCTGGTGGTGGCGTTTTTTGCCTTTGGTTTGGCCGCGTGGGTGGAGGAAAATCTCTATCGGGGATATCTGCAGCCGCTGCTGGCGGAGAAGGTGGGAGGTGGGCAGGCGATCATGTGGCAGGCGGTGATCTTTTCCGTGGCCCACCTTGGCTATTTAGGGCATTTCATAGAATTCGCTGCGGCGTTTGTAACGGGCGTTATCTTGGGATGGTTGCGGGAGAGGTCGGGAGGCATCGTGGCCCCCTACGTTGCACACGGATTGTTTTGGATGCTGGGAGCATTTATGGTGGTCTCACCGTGA
- a CDS encoding ribonuclease J: MSKVLRIVPLGGLGEIGKNMMAIEYGQDILIVDVGVMFPENDMWGVDLVIPDWSYLRDKFDRVVGIVITHGHEDHIGALPYLLQEMQAPVYATRLAFGFIEGKLKRQGLANTTALHTVQVGDQISIGAFQVEFLAMNHSIPDGVGLAIRTPVGLLIHSGDFKFDYTPTHGVGADFGRLAELGREGVLALMADSTGAERPGFTPSEKVIDPVFDEIFRDAPGRIIIATFSSLISRVQQVINCAARHDRKIALAGYSLLENVRMAQKLGYLDVPAGTLVSLEEIRRLPPEQVVLLVTGSQGEPGAALARIARGAHRDINIIPGDTVILSANPIPGNEEVVARVINKLFQRGAEVIYPPLAQVHVSGHASQEEQKLLLALVKPKYFIPIHGELRHLHAHARTARMLGMSPENIFVVENGTVIEFEDGVGRVGERVPGGYVFVDGSGVGDIGPAVLRDREALARDGFVIAVVPVDQATGEPAGPPELVSRGFVYLREAGDLLDEAARRVERALLDSSCCSPRAVESTVKDVLGKFLYDETHRRPMILPVVTEV, from the coding sequence ATGAGTAAGGTATTACGTATTGTTCCCCTAGGAGGTCTGGGGGAAATCGGTAAGAACATGATGGCCATTGAATACGGTCAGGATATATTGATCGTTGACGTGGGTGTCATGTTCCCGGAGAACGACATGTGGGGCGTGGATCTGGTGATCCCGGATTGGTCGTATCTACGGGATAAGTTCGATCGGGTGGTCGGCATCGTCATCACCCACGGTCACGAGGATCACATCGGCGCGCTGCCCTATCTGTTGCAGGAGATGCAGGCTCCGGTCTATGCCACGCGCCTTGCCTTTGGGTTCATCGAGGGTAAGTTGAAGCGACAGGGCCTGGCCAACACGACGGCGCTTCACACCGTCCAGGTGGGGGATCAGATCTCGATCGGCGCGTTCCAGGTGGAGTTCCTGGCCATGAATCACTCCATCCCGGATGGGGTGGGGCTCGCGATCCGTACGCCGGTGGGCTTGTTGATTCACTCTGGGGACTTCAAGTTCGATTACACCCCGACGCATGGAGTGGGGGCGGATTTCGGGCGGTTGGCCGAGCTGGGACGCGAGGGTGTGTTGGCGCTGATGGCCGACTCCACCGGCGCGGAGCGTCCGGGGTTCACCCCGTCGGAGAAGGTGATCGACCCGGTATTCGATGAGATCTTCCGGGACGCGCCGGGGCGCATCATCATCGCCACGTTCTCCTCGTTGATCTCCCGGGTGCAGCAGGTCATCAACTGCGCTGCCCGACACGATCGCAAGATCGCGTTGGCCGGGTACTCTCTGCTGGAGAACGTCCGCATGGCTCAGAAGCTGGGCTATCTGGACGTCCCGGCCGGGACCCTGGTCTCGCTGGAGGAGATCCGGCGCTTGCCCCCGGAGCAGGTCGTGCTGCTGGTCACCGGCAGCCAGGGCGAGCCCGGGGCGGCGCTGGCGCGCATCGCACGCGGCGCCCATCGCGACATCAACATCATACCGGGGGATACGGTCATTCTTTCGGCCAATCCGATTCCGGGCAATGAGGAAGTGGTGGCGCGGGTGATCAACAAGCTGTTCCAGCGCGGCGCAGAGGTGATCTATCCTCCGTTGGCGCAGGTGCATGTCTCCGGACACGCCAGCCAGGAGGAGCAGAAGCTGTTGTTGGCTTTGGTCAAGCCCAAGTATTTCATCCCGATTCACGGGGAGCTGCGTCACTTGCACGCCCACGCGCGCACGGCCAGGATGCTGGGCATGTCGCCGGAGAACATCTTCGTCGTGGAGAACGGCACGGTCATCGAGTTCGAGGACGGCGTTGGCCGGGTGGGCGAGCGTGTGCCCGGCGGCTACGTCTTCGTGGACGGTTCCGGCGTCGGGGACATCGGGCCGGCGGTGCTTCGAGACCGGGAGGCCCTGGCCCGGGATGGCTTCGTCATCGCCGTCGTCCCCGTCGATCAGGCCACCGGCGAGCCGGCCGGGCCGCCGGAGCTGGTGAGCCGAGGATTCGTCTACCTGCGCGAAGCCGGTGACCTCCTGGACGAGGCCGCGCGACGGGTGGAGCGGGCGCTTCTGGACAGCTCGTGCTGCTCGCCCCGGGCCGTTGAGAGCACCGTCAAGGACGTGCTGGGCAAGTTCCTGTACGACGAGACGCATCGACGTCCCATGATCTTGCCGGTGGTCACCGAGGTGTGA
- a CDS encoding PHP domain-containing protein, whose amino-acid sequence MILRLDLHVHSSHSYDCLVPPRRIIHLARRAGLDGIALTDHNEIAGALQLMDEQHDDTFRVIPGEEITTRDGEIIGLFLQERIPPGLPAAETVARIKEQGGLVYIPHPVARGVPPRLRWPVLLDLLPEVDIIEGFNGRIPLATDDHRARSLALAHGKAIGAGSDAHFPFEYGRGWVEIEDFRTPGEFLERLRRGQACGYRKTPYWVSGITFTLKRIRLAWLTLQMHLKNTPRSH is encoded by the coding sequence ATGATCCTGCGCCTGGATCTGCACGTCCATTCCTCTCACTCGTATGATTGTCTGGTGCCACCCCGGCGGATCATCCACCTCGCCCGGCGGGCGGGCTTGGACGGCATCGCCCTCACGGATCACAACGAGATCGCAGGGGCTCTCCAATTGATGGACGAACAGCACGACGACACCTTTCGCGTGATCCCCGGAGAGGAGATCACCACCCGGGATGGCGAGATCATCGGCCTCTTCCTGCAGGAGCGCATCCCGCCGGGGCTTCCGGCGGCGGAGACCGTCGCCCGGATCAAAGAGCAGGGCGGCCTGGTATATATCCCCCATCCGGTCGCCCGAGGCGTGCCTCCCCGACTGCGCTGGCCCGTCCTGCTGGACCTGCTGCCGGAGGTGGACATCATCGAGGGATTCAACGGGCGGATCCCACTGGCCACGGATGACCACCGGGCACGCTCGCTGGCCCTGGCCCATGGGAAGGCGATCGGGGCCGGCAGCGACGCGCACTTCCCGTTCGAGTACGGGCGGGGGTGGGTGGAGATCGAGGACTTCCGTACCCCCGGTGAGTTTCTGGAACGCCTCCGCCGTGGGCAAGCGTGTGGATACCGCAAGACCCCCTACTGGGTCTCCGGCATCACGTTCACGCTCAAGCGCATCCGACTCGCGTGGCTGACTCTACAAATGCATCTGAAAAACACACCACGAAGTCACTAG
- a CDS encoding HDIG domain-containing protein, which produces MARPTREEAWNLVCEWVSSDSLRKHLLAVEAAMRAYARKYGEDEELWGITGLVHDLDFERYPDMNDPENGHPRAALRVLRELQWPEELIHAVEAHAEHLNVPRESLLDKTLMAVDELTGLIMAVGYVRPSKDLRDATVKSVRKKWKSKAFAAAINRQDIERFTADLGEDLNDHIALVLKAMQDIASDLGLDGRQA; this is translated from the coding sequence ATGGCTCGACCGACCCGAGAAGAGGCGTGGAACCTGGTGTGCGAGTGGGTTTCGTCCGATAGCCTGCGGAAACATCTCCTGGCCGTGGAGGCCGCCATGCGCGCATACGCGCGCAAGTATGGAGAGGATGAGGAGCTCTGGGGGATCACCGGGCTGGTGCACGATCTGGACTTCGAGCGCTATCCGGACATGAACGATCCGGAGAACGGTCACCCTCGCGCGGCCCTGCGCGTGCTCCGGGAGCTTCAGTGGCCGGAGGAGCTCATCCACGCGGTCGAGGCGCATGCGGAACACCTCAACGTGCCCCGGGAGAGCTTGCTGGACAAGACGCTGATGGCCGTCGATGAGCTTACTGGGCTCATCATGGCCGTGGGCTACGTGCGCCCTTCCAAGGACCTGCGTGATGCCACGGTAAAGTCCGTGCGCAAGAAGTGGAAGAGCAAGGCCTTTGCCGCGGCGATCAATCGCCAGGATATCGAGCGTTTCACGGCCGACCTGGGCGAGGATCTGAATGATCACATCGCGCTGGTTCTGAAGGCGATGCAGGATATCGCCTCCGACCTGGGTCTGGACGGACGACAGGCATAA
- a CDS encoding MFS transporter: protein MIAHPQHHPPDTQPLFTPFEARRLERALRVALMLRGLALTIFGAVLPAVMSTFGLDNARASLLPLVGGLGAATAALGIGPLADHWGPRRVMLLTAAMLLAAALIIGLAPAWAIFILGAFLINWGAGGMATAVSVLLTLAYRGRSGAAFNRNFLFVGVGSLISPLVAGAILATVGSWRWVFATLSAAFVILLITVARAPYPPPGPRADTSRPTDGQPWWRRRVLVLCALALVCYVGAEAAMTTWAARFLAAERGAPIALSATVVSAFWAGMIVGRYGFSRLLRPGNEKRLVGIAGAIGTGAVLGFIWIPGIPGPLLAVIIGGLAFGGMWPTIMSYAAARAEGSTGAASGLLIALGFLGALTVPALVGVLSMWTGLGAALGLVAVSMALSAVLFYLA from the coding sequence ATGATCGCACATCCCCAACACCATCCCCCAGATACGCAACCCCTCTTCACCCCGTTTGAGGCGAGGAGGCTGGAGCGCGCCCTGCGCGTGGCACTGATGCTCCGAGGGCTAGCGCTCACCATCTTCGGCGCGGTGCTCCCCGCCGTGATGAGTACCTTTGGCCTGGACAACGCGCGAGCCAGCCTGCTGCCCCTGGTGGGTGGGCTGGGCGCGGCCACCGCCGCGCTGGGGATTGGCCCCCTGGCCGACCACTGGGGGCCACGGCGCGTAATGCTGCTGACGGCGGCGATGCTCCTCGCGGCCGCTCTGATCATCGGCCTCGCGCCCGCCTGGGCCATCTTCATCCTCGGCGCGTTCCTGATCAACTGGGGAGCGGGCGGGATGGCGACCGCGGTCAGCGTGCTGCTCACCCTGGCCTATCGCGGACGCAGCGGGGCGGCTTTCAACCGCAATTTCCTGTTCGTCGGCGTCGGATCGCTGATCAGCCCCCTGGTAGCCGGGGCCATCCTGGCGACGGTGGGCTCATGGCGATGGGTCTTCGCCACACTGTCGGCGGCCTTCGTGATCCTGCTCATAACCGTCGCTCGGGCTCCCTATCCGCCCCCGGGGCCTCGAGCGGACACATCCCGCCCCACCGATGGACAACCCTGGTGGCGTCGGCGTGTGCTGGTGCTCTGCGCGCTGGCGCTGGTCTGTTACGTGGGGGCAGAGGCGGCGATGACCACATGGGCCGCCCGCTTCCTGGCGGCCGAACGCGGCGCGCCCATCGCGCTCTCGGCGACGGTGGTCTCCGCCTTCTGGGCCGGGATGATCGTGGGGCGCTACGGGTTCAGTCGGCTCCTCCGCCCGGGGAATGAGAAGCGCCTGGTAGGGATCGCGGGCGCCATAGGCACCGGCGCGGTGCTGGGATTCATCTGGATCCCTGGGATCCCCGGCCCTCTGCTGGCCGTCATCATAGGCGGACTGGCCTTTGGCGGCATGTGGCCCACCATCATGAGCTACGCGGCCGCACGGGCCGAGGGCAGCACCGGCGCGGCGTCCGGATTGCTCATCGCGCTGGGATTCCTGGGCGCCTTGACCGTGCCGGCACTCGTGGGCGTGCTCTCCATGTGGACGGGGTTAGGGGCCGCGTTGGGGCTGGTGGCCGTCTCCATGGCGCTGTCCGCCGTCCTGTTCTATCTGGCATAA
- a CDS encoding glycosyltransferase family 4 protein, producing the protein MTRRSVLRARRIIADSFSTRDDLVQTWNIPSERISVVHVGVEKVYRPAPPEAVEAFRRRRGLPERFVLYLGTLEPRKNVIAAVEAFARWIQATGDRTTWLILGGAKGWYYEQIFSRVQELGITDRVRFPGYIPSAELPDWYRAAEVFLYPSLYEGFGLPPLEAMACGTPVITSNTSSLPEVVGDAALKVDPHDVEAIAEALARLLEDADLRRQLREAGLERARLFSWERTARETIAAYHLALGKTPPGQ; encoded by the coding sequence ATGACGCGCCGCAGCGTGCTGCGGGCGAGACGGATCATCGCCGACTCGTTCAGCACCCGGGATGATCTGGTGCAAACCTGGAACATCCCGAGCGAGCGTATCTCCGTAGTGCATGTCGGCGTGGAAAAGGTCTATCGCCCGGCGCCACCGGAGGCGGTGGAGGCATTTCGCAGGCGGCGAGGCCTGCCTGAACGTTTCGTGCTGTACCTGGGCACCCTGGAGCCGCGCAAGAACGTGATCGCGGCGGTGGAGGCGTTTGCCCGGTGGATCCAGGCGACGGGTGACCGGACGACCTGGCTGATCCTGGGTGGCGCCAAGGGGTGGTATTATGAGCAGATCTTCAGCCGGGTGCAGGAGCTGGGGATCACGGACCGGGTGCGATTCCCGGGATATATCCCCTCCGCCGAGTTACCCGACTGGTATCGAGCGGCAGAGGTATTTCTTTATCCATCCCTGTACGAGGGTTTCGGTCTGCCTCCGCTGGAGGCGATGGCTTGTGGGACGCCTGTGATCACATCGAATACATCTTCCCTACCAGAAGTGGTCGGCGACGCAGCGTTGAAAGTAGACCCTCATGACGTCGAAGCGATCGCCGAGGCGTTGGCGCGTTTGCTAGAGGATGCCGACCTGCGCCGGCAGCTGCGCGAGGCCGGCCTGGAGCGCGCCCGCCTATTCTCCTGGGAGCGAACGGCACGTGAGACTATCGCTGCCTATCACCTGGCCCTGGGAAAGACCCCACCCGGCCAGTAA
- a CDS encoding LysM peptidoglycan-binding domain-containing protein, which translates to MLVSRLPRRARGRLCMSLLIVLLLGLLLVPAVVAQESQVVHVVRPGETLYFIAERYGVTVVEIMRANGLRNPNVIFVGQKLVIPVAEETPAATETATVTPTPAEVLIHVVQRGQTLQGIAERYNVTVGELMRANGLRNPHLIFVGQKLVIPNVPAPTTLPPTTVPEATPTPSTPTPEAIPSPTPTPELPPSAGAPTPVPIAQPPAPGECACDEVIRILSPAQNQTVVSPVTVTGLASAFEQQVTVRILDEAGKEVGLGIGFIDADMGQRGPFTATVPFVVPLNTQFGRIQVYSVSPRDGAVEHLNSVTVRLQGLDLDPVIDLLSEAIRTKNYDDLRDFMPPDAFSIGLYHAEGQVLTPDEAIEQLKDVYLGPGDVTVDPSVDAQGLLAGRVTFPADVRMIVYSTGWGEDQQDDGFLLIVERDGRAYWGGLLYVPADRIDYR; encoded by the coding sequence ATGTTGGTATCTCGACTTCCACGACGGGCCCGGGGGCGCCTGTGCATGAGCCTGTTGATCGTGCTGCTATTGGGGCTGTTGTTGGTGCCGGCCGTCGTCGCCCAGGAGTCCCAGGTCGTGCATGTCGTTCGGCCGGGGGAGACCCTCTATTTCATCGCCGAGCGGTATGGCGTCACGGTGGTGGAGATCATGCGGGCCAACGGGCTGCGCAACCCCAACGTGATCTTCGTGGGGCAGAAGCTGGTGATCCCGGTGGCGGAGGAGACGCCTGCCGCGACCGAGACGGCCACCGTGACCCCGACGCCGGCTGAGGTGCTGATCCACGTCGTGCAGCGTGGACAGACGCTGCAAGGGATCGCGGAGCGCTACAACGTCACCGTGGGCGAGCTGATGCGAGCCAACGGGCTGCGCAACCCCCACCTGATCTTCGTGGGGCAGAAGCTGGTGATCCCCAACGTGCCCGCGCCGACGACCCTGCCGCCCACGACGGTGCCTGAGGCTACACCCACGCCGTCGACGCCGACGCCCGAGGCCATCCCGTCGCCGACGCCGACCCCTGAGCTGCCCCCCTCTGCCGGTGCTCCGACACCGGTTCCCATCGCTCAGCCGCCCGCCCCGGGCGAGTGCGCGTGCGATGAGGTCATCCGCATCCTCAGCCCCGCCCAGAATCAGACGGTCGTGAGCCCGGTGACGGTGACCGGCCTGGCCTCCGCCTTCGAGCAGCAGGTCACGGTGCGGATCCTGGACGAGGCGGGCAAGGAGGTCGGCCTGGGCATCGGGTTCATCGATGCCGATATGGGCCAGCGAGGGCCCTTCACGGCGACCGTCCCGTTCGTCGTGCCTCTGAACACGCAATTCGGCCGCATCCAGGTTTACAGCGTGAGCCCTCGTGATGGCGCCGTAGAGCATCTGAACTCGGTTACCGTGCGGCTGCAAGGGTTGGACCTGGACCCGGTCATCGATCTTCTGAGCGAGGCGATCCGGACCAAGAATTACGACGATCTGCGGGACTTCATGCCGCCCGATGCCTTCTCCATCGGCCTCTATCACGCGGAGGGTCAGGTGTTGACGCCTGATGAGGCCATCGAGCAGCTGAAGGACGTGTATCTCGGCCCGGGCGATGTCACCGTTGATCCCTCCGTTGACGCGCAGGGGTTGTTGGCCGGGCGTGTGACCTTCCCCGCCGATGTGCGCATGATCGTCTATTCCACCGGATGGGGGGAGGACCAGCAGGATGACGGCTTCCTGTTGATCGTGGAGCGTGATGGTCGGGCCTACTGGGGTGGCCTGCTTTACGTTCCCGCCGATCGGATCGATTATCGCTAG
- a CDS encoding glycosyltransferase family 4 protein, with the protein MRVVILSKALLIAAYRGKLEALARHPDIDLVAIVPPRWRDRRGDVRMEAGPTPGYRLIVTPIWLSGHYHLHFYPQLSRWLHTLRPDVVHVDEEPYNLATWLAVRQAGRVGARVCFFTWQNLLRRYPPPFRWFERDCYRRSDHAIAGNQEAARVLRAKGYTGPISVIPQFGVDPDQFTPGEPPEAPFTVGYAGGLIPEKGVELLIRAMAGIPGKWELRLAGEGPERPRLREMTRTLGIEDRVTFLPRLKSTDMPAFYQGLHVLVLPSQERPNWKEQFGRVLIEAMACEVPVIGSDCGEIPNVIGDAGLLFPQGDEGVLREHLMRLQVDVDLRRTLGALGRKRVLAHFTHARVAARTAEVYRALASSR; encoded by the coding sequence ATGCGCGTGGTCATCCTATCCAAAGCCCTGCTGATCGCCGCCTACCGGGGCAAGCTGGAGGCTTTGGCTCGACATCCGGACATCGACCTGGTCGCCATCGTGCCGCCGAGATGGCGCGATCGGCGCGGGGATGTCCGGATGGAGGCCGGGCCCACTCCCGGCTACCGATTGATCGTCACGCCCATCTGGCTCAGCGGCCATTACCATCTCCACTTCTACCCTCAGCTCAGCCGATGGCTGCACACGCTGCGCCCCGATGTCGTCCACGTGGACGAGGAACCCTACAATCTGGCCACATGGCTTGCCGTCCGACAGGCGGGGCGAGTCGGCGCTCGCGTCTGCTTCTTCACCTGGCAAAACCTGCTGCGCCGTTATCCGCCACCCTTCCGCTGGTTCGAGCGAGACTGCTACCGGCGGTCCGACCATGCCATCGCCGGCAACCAAGAGGCCGCCCGGGTGCTACGCGCCAAGGGGTACACAGGCCCCATCTCCGTGATCCCTCAATTCGGCGTCGATCCCGACCAGTTCACGCCGGGAGAGCCGCCGGAGGCCCCGTTCACCGTGGGATACGCGGGCGGGCTCATCCCGGAGAAGGGGGTGGAGCTCCTGATCCGGGCCATGGCGGGCATACCGGGGAAGTGGGAGCTCCGGCTGGCCGGCGAGGGGCCCGAACGCCCGCGGCTCCGAGAAATGACACGGACGCTCGGGATCGAGGATCGGGTGACCTTCCTCCCCCGGCTGAAATCCACGGACATGCCCGCCTTCTACCAGGGGCTGCATGTCCTGGTCCTCCCCTCACAGGAGCGCCCTAACTGGAAGGAGCAATTCGGGCGCGTCCTGATCGAGGCCATGGCCTGCGAGGTCCCCGTGATCGGATCGGACTGCGGCGAGATCCCAAACGTCATCGGCGATGCAGGTCTCCTCTTTCCTCAGGGAGACGAAGGGGTGCTTCGCGAGCATCTGATGCGCTTGCAGGTGGATGTCGACCTTCGTCGCACCCTGGGCGCCCTCGGGAGGAAGCGCGTGCTGGCGCATTTCACCCACGCCCGGGTGGCCGCCCGAACGGCCGAGGTCTACCGGGCGCTGGCCTCCTCACGTTGA
- a CDS encoding glycosyltransferase family 4 protein — protein MVLEQSTVRVGLNAQLLFLGETYRSAGIHRYIQQLLYALPPAAPGWQLTAFVGDTRFQAPAGLTVRYSCWSTESPWRRILWEQIAQPWVVRQERLHLLHALAYVTPIVAPCPTVVTVHDLSFVRYPEAFRPLNRLYR, from the coding sequence GTGGTTTTAGAACAATCGACCGTTCGGGTGGGGCTCAACGCGCAACTGCTGTTCCTGGGCGAGACGTATCGTAGCGCGGGGATTCATCGCTACATCCAGCAGTTGCTATACGCGTTACCTCCCGCCGCTCCTGGGTGGCAGCTGACGGCGTTTGTAGGGGATACCCGGTTTCAAGCCCCGGCGGGGCTGACCGTGCGTTACTCCTGCTGGTCCACGGAAAGCCCGTGGCGAAGGATCCTGTGGGAACAGATCGCGCAGCCGTGGGTTGTCCGACAGGAGCGGTTGCATCTACTACATGCGCTGGCGTATGTAACTCCCATCGTTGCGCCCTGCCCCACCGTCGTCACCGTCCACGATCTCAGTTTCGTACGCTATCCTGAGGCGTTCCGGCCGCTGAATCGCCTGTACCGATGA